The DNA region ATCAGCGATTTCGGCGGCGGCGCCAAGAGCCTGCAAGCCTTGATCGGCGGGTCGGCCGATGTCGTCACCGGCGCCTACGACCACACCATCCAGATGCAGGCCAAGGGCCAGCCCATCGTTGCGGTGACCCAGCTCGGCCGCTACCCCGGCATCGTGCTGGCCGCTGTCAACAAGGCCGGCACCGTCAAGTCACTCAAAGATCTTAAGGGCAAGAAAGTTGGCGTGACCGCTCCCGGCTCCTCCACCAACTTCATGCTGAACCATGTGTTGACCTCCATGGGCATGAAGCCGGAGGATGCGTCGGTCATCGGTGTCGGCGGCGGGCCCAGCGCCATCGCGGCGATTAAGCGGGGCGAGATCGATGCCATCGTCAATCTGGATCCGGTGATCAGCCAGGCCCAGGCCGACGGCGACATCACCGTCCTCGCCGACACCCGGACCGAGAAGGGCACGCTCGACGTCTATGGCGGCCCATATCCCGCGGCAGTGCTCTACGCCAAGCCGGACTTCATCAGGGAGAATCCGAAGACCACCCAGGCGCTGGCCGACGTCTTCGTCCGCACCATGCTGTGGCTGAACAAGGCGAGCACCGACGACGTGCTAAAGGTCCTGCCGGAAGAGTATTTCCTGGGCAACAAGACGCTCTATGCCGAGGCCTTCGAGCATTCGAAGCCGACCTATTCGCCGGACGGCCGCTTTACCCAGGAGGGCGCCGATGCGGCGTTGAAGGTGCTGAAGGCGTTCGACCCGGCGGTGGCGTCCGCGAGCATCGACCTGTCCAGGACCTACACCAACCAGTATGTCGAGGATGCGTTGAAGCGCCTGCAGAAATAATTTTCCCGGCGCCCGTTGGTCGGGCGTCAAATACCCATAGAAAAAATGTGGGCGCGGCATTCTGTCGCGCCCTTTTCCATGTTGCGCTGCCGTTAGACTGGACGAAATCGGTCCTGATTGCCTGCGGTCAGGCCACCCCATCCGACAGCGGAGTGTACCATGGCAGAGGTGATTTTCTACGCAATGGCCGGTTGCCCGGCGAATGCCAAGCAGAAGCAGCAACTGGCCGCCGCAGGCCACGCGCTGGTTGAGCGCGATCTTGCCACCGCCGACCTGACGGCCGACGGCCTGCGCGCTTTCTTCGGCGACAAGGAGGTCGGATCCTGGTTCAACCGCCGAGCCGCTGCGGTCAAGTCCGGCTCGGTCAAGCCCGACGCCCTTGACGAGGCTGGTGCGCTCGCCGTCCTGCTGGCCGACCGCGACCTGATCCGCCGCCCGCTGATCCAGGTCGGCGACCGCCGTGAAGCCGGCTTCGATCCGACCATCCTCCATGCCTGGATCGGCTTGACGTCCGGCGAAAGCTGCGACGACAAACATGCCCGCGGCCAGTGCGACCACGGGCACCAGCATTTCGTGAAGGCTCCGGCGGCCTGACCGCACTCCCCCTTTCCGGAGACCGGCGGGGAAGGGGGCAGGGAAAGGACGCCGGGTCAGCGAATCGTCATTCCGGCGGTACTTCGCGCGGCTTGCGGTCCTCGCCGATGGCGACATAGGTGAACACGCCCTC from Azospirillum thiophilum includes:
- a CDS encoding ArsC/Spx/MgsR family protein, producing the protein MAEVIFYAMAGCPANAKQKQQLAAAGHALVERDLATADLTADGLRAFFGDKEVGSWFNRRAAAVKSGSVKPDALDEAGALAVLLADRDLIRRPLIQVGDRREAGFDPTILHAWIGLTSGESCDDKHARGQCDHGHQHFVKAPAA
- a CDS encoding ABC transporter substrate-binding protein; translated protein: MRLKSLIAAAAVALTLGSAGMAAAQQKLEKTDIKIAVGGKPLLYYLPLTLAERLGYFKDAGLTVEISDFGGGAKSLQALIGGSADVVTGAYDHTIQMQAKGQPIVAVTQLGRYPGIVLAAVNKAGTVKSLKDLKGKKVGVTAPGSSTNFMLNHVLTSMGMKPEDASVIGVGGGPSAIAAIKRGEIDAIVNLDPVISQAQADGDITVLADTRTEKGTLDVYGGPYPAAVLYAKPDFIRENPKTTQALADVFVRTMLWLNKASTDDVLKVLPEEYFLGNKTLYAEAFEHSKPTYSPDGRFTQEGADAALKVLKAFDPAVASASIDLSRTYTNQYVEDALKRLQK